One window of Anaerolineales bacterium genomic DNA carries:
- a CDS encoding GAF domain-containing protein — MKKFRILWFVIPLLLVLQACGTVIPAPTQEAEATASIPDPVPDPDPEDTFIPYGKNIRFDQISLEEGLSQSVVNVIMQDRKGFLWIGTDDGLNRYDGYSFTVFKPDTNNPASLNDRSISALVEDQRGYLWIGTRQGGLNRYDPVSGKFEYYLHEDSDDGTIASDSIHSLCLDETGLWIGTDNGLDFLEFETGELTHFHVSEDTPPDDRSLSSNNIRVLYKDSKGLLWIGTGTSGLNVYDPQNGTFKVYSHNRNDSQTISSNRILSITEGRDGSIWIGTANGLNQFNPSRNAFRRFENSRYKEFSLAGNIVYSLHIDQTGGLWIGTNKGLDRFDQNGSKFIHHQSQPGISNSLSNNQVLSIYEDRSGVLWIGTFGGGLNKYNRQQDRFAYFRHNPNDDNSLNSNFILAILAEEKDRVWIGTLDNGLNRFEPATEKFTHFVSNPGIPASLSDNSINALYMDSSGTLWVGTGVALDQFDPVTSRFTHYQPEPTSESESANISVSAIFEDSSKQLWVGTNLGLMLFNRNTHTFTEFILGEGGSENTAPFNITYLIEDGNRNLWVGTFDDGLKRIDLDEGIVTHFRSDPNNRNSLSNNAILCLYKDAGGALWIGTHGGGLNRLDIASETFTHFTENEGLPNNVIYGILEDDSGNLWLSTNFGLSRFDSRSLTFRNFTASDGLQSNEFNQDAFARDSEGKMYFGGINGLNVFQPREIKDNPYQPNVALTAVTVDGEPFAGEQTPEYMERIVLQWPRDSFEFEFAAFAFEQPGKNKYSYMLEGFDPNWIEIGGQRNGRYTNLPGGTYTLRLRGTNSDGTWSEIEKPIEVVVVPPFWETWWFGGLLIMAFGAMVAGGLRWRVKRVESRNRELERLVRLRTADLEKRNSEIEALYLADEKIIRSVTLNHIFQTLVNVSVSMLQADRSVVFTWNEARHKVVPRVSQGFQPESLDALVFDRNEGMIGQAMNTGDAVVIADIDPANLREDIRAVVEREGIQSFAHFPIIVDERVVAIFNVAYTRPNALTKDSIRLFTALVNRASMAIANMELFDQTRELAVMEERNRLARDLHDSAKQKAFAALAQLGTINVMAKATPLGTSPHLNEAENLVYEVIQELNFLIQEIYPIALQEKGLPAVLREYVFEWENRNDAVINLTIQNERELPLELEQAVYRVIQEALANVSRHSRAKRVDLSLVYNNDLLQVIMADDGCGFDVNKKATGLGFRSMRERISSIRGTFQVQSAPGQGTRIFIQISLKATPTGVLK, encoded by the coding sequence ATGAAAAAGTTCCGGATTCTCTGGTTTGTTATTCCCCTTCTGCTTGTGTTGCAGGCCTGCGGGACGGTCATCCCTGCGCCAACGCAGGAGGCTGAAGCCACCGCCTCTATTCCGGACCCGGTTCCTGATCCTGATCCAGAGGATACGTTCATTCCTTACGGGAAGAATATCCGCTTCGATCAGATCAGCCTCGAGGAGGGACTCTCTCAAAGTGTGGTCAATGTGATCATGCAAGACCGCAAGGGGTTCCTATGGATCGGCACCGATGACGGATTGAACCGCTACGACGGTTATTCGTTTACCGTTTTCAAACCTGATACGAACAATCCAGCCAGCCTGAACGACCGTTCCATCTCTGCCCTGGTGGAGGATCAACGGGGATATTTATGGATCGGAACGCGCCAGGGCGGATTAAATCGCTACGATCCCGTCAGCGGGAAGTTCGAGTACTATCTCCATGAAGACTCCGATGACGGAACCATCGCCAGTGATTCCATTCATAGCCTGTGTCTCGATGAGACCGGTTTGTGGATCGGCACGGATAACGGCCTAGATTTTCTGGAATTCGAAACCGGGGAGTTAACCCATTTCCATGTCTCCGAAGACACTCCGCCAGATGACCGCAGTCTGAGCAGCAACAACATCCGTGTGCTCTACAAAGACTCGAAGGGCTTGCTCTGGATCGGCACCGGCACAAGCGGCTTGAACGTGTATGACCCGCAAAACGGCACCTTCAAAGTATATAGTCACAACAGGAACGATTCCCAGACCATCAGCAGTAACAGGATTCTGAGCATAACCGAGGGGCGCGATGGCAGCATTTGGATCGGCACAGCGAACGGTTTGAATCAATTCAATCCATCTCGAAACGCGTTCAGGCGTTTCGAGAACTCGCGGTACAAGGAATTCAGTCTGGCAGGGAATATCGTCTACTCCCTGCACATTGACCAAACAGGTGGTTTATGGATCGGCACAAACAAGGGACTCGACCGTTTCGACCAGAATGGCAGCAAATTCATTCATCACCAAAGCCAGCCCGGGATTTCGAACAGCCTGAGCAATAATCAGGTTTTATCGATCTACGAGGATAGGAGCGGAGTGTTATGGATCGGGACCTTTGGCGGCGGATTGAACAAATACAACCGCCAACAGGACCGGTTTGCATATTTTCGACACAATCCCAACGACGATAACAGCCTTAACAGCAACTTTATCCTTGCCATTCTCGCAGAAGAAAAGGACAGGGTCTGGATCGGCACGTTGGATAATGGCTTGAATCGCTTCGAGCCTGCCACGGAAAAATTCACCCACTTCGTCAGCAACCCGGGTATCCCCGCGTCGTTAAGCGATAATTCGATCAATGCACTCTACATGGATTCAAGCGGGACCCTTTGGGTCGGGACAGGCGTTGCGCTAGACCAGTTCGACCCGGTCACAAGCAGATTTACCCATTATCAGCCCGAACCGACCAGCGAGTCTGAAAGCGCAAACATCTCCGTCTCCGCAATTTTTGAAGACTCGAGCAAACAACTTTGGGTGGGAACGAACCTGGGCTTGATGCTCTTCAACCGCAATACACATACCTTTACGGAATTCATCCTCGGCGAGGGCGGATCCGAAAACACCGCCCCATTTAACATTACATACCTCATCGAGGATGGGAACCGAAATCTCTGGGTGGGAACCTTCGACGACGGATTAAAACGCATCGACCTGGACGAGGGGATCGTCACTCACTTCCGAAGCGATCCCAACAATCGGAACTCCCTGAGCAATAACGCCATCCTTTGTCTTTACAAGGATGCAGGCGGCGCATTATGGATCGGCACTCATGGCGGAGGGCTTAACCGTCTGGACATCGCCAGTGAGACATTTACGCATTTCACAGAGAACGAAGGGCTGCCCAACAATGTGATCTACGGCATTCTGGAGGACGATTCAGGAAACCTCTGGCTCAGCACCAATTTCGGGCTATCGAGATTCGACTCGCGCTCACTGACCTTCCGCAACTTCACCGCGTCCGACGGTTTGCAAAGCAACGAGTTCAACCAGGACGCGTTTGCAAGGGACAGCGAGGGAAAGATGTATTTCGGCGGGATCAATGGGTTGAACGTTTTCCAGCCGCGTGAGATCAAGGACAATCCCTACCAGCCGAACGTCGCTCTCACCGCCGTCACAGTCGACGGCGAACCGTTTGCCGGAGAGCAAACGCCAGAATACATGGAGCGCATCGTCCTGCAATGGCCGCGCGACTCCTTCGAATTCGAGTTTGCCGCTTTCGCATTCGAACAACCGGGTAAGAATAAATACTCCTACATGCTCGAAGGGTTCGACCCCAACTGGATCGAGATCGGCGGTCAACGCAACGGCCGGTATACAAACCTTCCCGGCGGAACATACACCCTGAGACTGCGCGGAACGAACAGCGACGGCACCTGGAGCGAGATAGAAAAGCCCATCGAGGTGGTCGTTGTGCCGCCGTTCTGGGAGACGTGGTGGTTCGGCGGATTGTTAATCATGGCATTCGGAGCAATGGTGGCGGGCGGACTTCGCTGGCGGGTGAAGCGGGTGGAGAGCCGCAACCGGGAATTGGAGCGCCTGGTAAGACTCCGCACCGCCGACCTTGAAAAACGCAACAGCGAGATCGAAGCGCTTTATCTTGCCGATGAAAAAATCATCCGCAGCGTGACGCTGAACCACATCTTTCAAACTCTGGTGAACGTTTCCGTCTCCATGCTTCAGGCGGACCGAAGCGTGGTCTTTACATGGAATGAAGCCAGGCACAAGGTCGTGCCGCGCGTCAGTCAGGGTTTTCAACCGGAATCTCTCGATGCGTTGGTCTTCGATCGGAACGAAGGCATGATAGGACAGGCAATGAACACGGGCGATGCAGTGGTCATCGCGGATATCGATCCCGCAAACCTTCGGGAGGATATTCGTGCGGTTGTCGAGCGGGAAGGGATCCAATCTTTTGCGCATTTCCCGATCATTGTGGACGAGCGGGTCGTTGCCATTTTCAATGTGGCCTACACCCGCCCCAACGCCCTGACCAAAGACTCCATCCGCCTGTTCACAGCGCTGGTGAACCGGGCTTCGATGGCAATCGCCAACATGGAGCTATTCGACCAGACCCGCGAATTGGCCGTCATGGAGGAACGGAATCGCCTCGCCCGTGACCTACATGATAGCGCCAAACAGAAAGCCTTTGCCGCTCTTGCGCAGTTGGGTACGATCAATGTCATGGCAAAAGCCACCCCACTTGGCACCTCTCCTCACTTGAACGAGGCGGAAAACCTCGTTTATGAGGTGATCCAGGAATTGAACTTCCTTATTCAGGAAATCTATCCGATCGCCCTGCAGGAAAAGGGCCTGCCTGCTGTCTTGCGGGAATATGTCTTCGAGTGGGAAAACAGAAACGATGCCGTGATCAACCTGACGATTCAGAACGAACGCGAACTTCCGCTCGAGTTGGAGCAGGCAGTATACCGCGTCATCCAGGAAGCGCTTGCGAATGTCTCGCGTCACAGCCGCGCGAAACGGGTGGATCTTTCACTGGTTTATAATAACGACCTGCTTCAGGTCATCATGGCAGACGACGGGTGCGGTTTCGACGTCAACAAGAAGGCAACCGGGCTCGGCTTCCGGTCCATGCGCGAGCGGATCAGCAGCATACGCGGCACATTCCAGGTACAAAGCGCGCCGGGGCAGGGAACCCGAATCTTCATTCAGATTTCACTAAAAGCCACACCGACAGGAGTTTTGAAATGA
- a CDS encoding response regulator transcription factor has protein sequence MKHHRVSILIADDHEVVRSGIRSYLEKISDFQVVGEASSGEETLSMVSELIPDIVLLDLIMPGMDGIETTRRIRQISPRTKVVVLTSYHEDVHIFPALKAGAISYILKDMKMDKLVEVLHRAVQGEVTLHPVVASRVLQNIRGENGEEQPLFTELTDRETDVLKLIANGLTNSQIAEKLVISENTVKGHVSNILSKLHLADRTQAAVYAWQQGIVNRQSAAK, from the coding sequence ATGAAACATCATCGTGTGAGTATATTGATCGCAGACGACCACGAAGTGGTGCGAAGCGGGATTCGTTCGTACCTGGAAAAGATATCCGATTTTCAAGTGGTCGGCGAAGCGTCTTCCGGTGAGGAAACGTTGAGCATGGTCTCGGAATTGATCCCTGATATCGTCCTTCTCGACCTGATCATGCCCGGCATGGACGGGATCGAGACCACCCGGCGCATCCGGCAGATCAGCCCGCGCACCAAGGTGGTGGTCTTGACATCCTATCATGAGGATGTGCATATCTTCCCCGCATTAAAGGCGGGCGCGATCTCCTATATTCTCAAAGACATGAAAATGGACAAACTCGTGGAAGTCCTCCATAGAGCTGTGCAGGGTGAAGTGACCTTGCATCCGGTTGTGGCTTCGCGCGTGCTCCAGAATATCCGCGGCGAAAACGGCGAGGAGCAGCCGCTTTTTACCGAGTTGACCGACCGTGAGACCGATGTGTTGAAATTGATCGCAAACGGACTCACGAACAGCCAGATCGCTGAAAAACTCGTCATAAGCGAGAATACGGTCAAAGGGCATGTCAGTAACATATTGAGCAAACTGCATCTCGCCGACCGAACGCAAGCCGCGGTCTATGCCTGGCAGCAGGGTATTGTCAACAGGCAGAGCGCCGCGAAGTAA
- a CDS encoding thioredoxin domain-containing protein yields the protein MNNKEMSKRQARKDQMRRKERRSRLLAVGLITLGALFLAFLIIYPNLKPIEAVIPAPEVSRPNTEFNAAGDPEAPITITEYSDYQCPYCRLFYENTEPSLMDQYVADGTVYFVYKSVGAFIGPESKAAAEASYCAADQGKFWEMHDILFANQTGENVGAYSERRLEAMADELDLDRSLFDDCMSSGKYDELADQDAADATAAGIQATPSFILTYEVNGETKTRVIQGAQSIDVFAQEIEAALAEMGQ from the coding sequence ATGAACAACAAAGAAATGAGCAAGCGGCAAGCCCGTAAGGATCAGATGAGGCGCAAGGAAAGGCGATCCCGGCTGTTGGCAGTTGGCTTGATTACGCTGGGCGCATTATTTCTCGCCTTCTTGATCATCTATCCGAACTTGAAGCCGATCGAAGCGGTAATACCGGCACCTGAGGTCAGCCGCCCGAACACGGAGTTCAATGCGGCGGGCGATCCGGAAGCGCCGATTACCATCACGGAGTATTCCGACTATCAGTGCCCGTATTGCAGGCTGTTCTATGAAAATACCGAACCTTCGCTGATGGATCAATACGTGGCAGACGGAACGGTTTATTTTGTTTATAAATCAGTTGGAGCTTTCATCGGACCCGAATCCAAAGCGGCCGCCGAAGCTTCTTACTGTGCCGCCGATCAGGGTAAATTCTGGGAGATGCATGACATCCTGTTTGCGAACCAGACCGGTGAAAATGTCGGTGCGTATAGCGAGCGGCGCCTGGAAGCCATGGCGGACGAGCTTGATCTCGACCGCTCCCTATTCGATGACTGTATGTCTTCGGGGAAATACGATGAGTTGGCAGATCAGGATGCGGCAGACGCTACCGCGGCGGGCATTCAGGCAACCCCGTCGTTCATTCTTACCTATGAAGTGAACGGAGAGACAAAAACGCGGGTCATCCAGGGTGCTCAATCCATAGATGTATTTGCCCAGGAGATCGAGGCCGCCCTTGCGGAAATGGGACAGTAA
- a CDS encoding alpha/beta hydrolase: protein MKHQESFRKTLDGLDLFIQVWEPQVVSTRAVVLLVHGLGEHTSRYAHVAEALGREGFVLFGFDLRGHGRSGGERGHISSSEEYLTDIDQILVEARLRYPGKPILLYGHSLGGIMALYFVLKRKPDMKGVIVTSPGLRTALEKQPSKILLAKVLGSLFPKIAIPSGLDPKMLSRDPSVVQAYINDPLVHDRTTLGFGKVMLSVIAWTLAHAGEFSLPLLLMHGKSDQLAYPSGSMDVASSLKDRATLVLWEDHYHEIHNEPDKAEVFKTMTMWMDARLREE from the coding sequence ATGAAACATCAGGAATCATTCAGGAAAACCCTCGACGGTCTGGATTTATTCATCCAAGTGTGGGAACCACAGGTGGTTTCAACGCGTGCTGTGGTGTTGCTCGTGCATGGACTTGGAGAACATACTTCGCGGTATGCCCATGTTGCTGAAGCGCTGGGAAGGGAGGGATTTGTTCTCTTCGGCTTTGACCTGCGAGGTCATGGCCGTTCCGGCGGCGAGCGCGGACATATTTCATCCAGCGAAGAATACTTGACTGATATTGATCAAATATTGGTAGAAGCGCGGTTACGTTATCCGGGTAAGCCAATATTACTTTACGGACACAGCCTCGGGGGCATCATGGCGTTATATTTTGTCTTGAAACGCAAACCGGACATGAAAGGCGTGATCGTCACAAGCCCCGGCTTGCGGACGGCGCTTGAAAAACAACCGAGCAAGATACTGCTGGCAAAAGTGCTGGGTTCGCTTTTCCCGAAAATCGCCATTCCAAGCGGACTGGACCCAAAGATGCTCTCCCGCGACCCGTCGGTTGTGCAGGCTTACATCAACGACCCTCTTGTGCATGATAGGACCACGCTTGGTTTTGGGAAGGTCATGCTTTCTGTGATTGCATGGACGCTGGCTCATGCCGGGGAATTCTCCCTGCCGCTTTTGCTGATGCATGGCAAGAGTGACCAACTTGCGTACCCATCCGGGAGCATGGATGTTGCCTCTTCTTTGAAGGACCGCGCCACCCTGGTGCTTTGGGAGGACCATTATCATGAGATCCATAACGAACCGGATAAGGCCGAGGTCTTCAAGACCATGACGATGTGGATGGACGCCCGCTTGCGTGAGGAATAA
- a CDS encoding GNAT family N-acetyltransferase translates to MIGVSLQIRRAVSRDHRQISSLIFHESNTHRHLDWRTALEWIGERNFWVLEDRDTLLAAFACPEEPPNVAWIRLFAYDSLLSGTEAWSALWEFACTEIFTANPEVQVASIVTKQWFQTLLVASGFVPNLDIVMLELKLEDYLPPSSTGKYRIRPMREVDLDEVAEIDLEAFGPFWHNPVDSLYRARSQSIWATVAEDEFGLIGYQISTGNPFGVHLARLGVRPDAQGRGVGSALVSDLVQNSGVIGSGRLSVNTQEDNIASLKLYKKLGFKRTGEHYPVLVHSMRSGA, encoded by the coding sequence ATGATCGGTGTCAGCCTGCAGATTCGCCGCGCGGTCTCTAGGGATCACCGCCAGATATCCAGCCTGATCTTTCACGAATCGAATACGCATCGCCACCTCGATTGGCGCACCGCCCTCGAATGGATTGGAGAGCGTAATTTTTGGGTCCTCGAGGATCGCGATACCCTCCTTGCCGCTTTTGCATGTCCCGAAGAACCGCCAAATGTGGCCTGGATTCGGCTCTTCGCTTATGATTCGCTTCTTTCCGGAACCGAAGCCTGGTCTGCCCTGTGGGAATTTGCCTGCACCGAAATCTTCACTGCCAATCCTGAAGTGCAGGTCGCATCTATTGTCACCAAGCAGTGGTTTCAAACGCTTCTGGTCGCCAGCGGTTTTGTTCCAAACTTGGACATCGTCATGCTCGAGCTGAAATTGGAAGATTACCTGCCTCCCAGCAGTACGGGGAAATATCGCATCAGACCCATGCGGGAGGTTGACCTGGATGAAGTGGCAGAGATCGATCTCGAGGCGTTCGGGCCTTTTTGGCATAATCCTGTAGACTCTCTGTATCGTGCCCGGAGCCAGTCCATTTGGGCGACCGTCGCTGAAGACGAGTTCGGGTTGATAGGGTATCAGATCAGCACGGGTAACCCGTTTGGGGTTCACCTTGCAAGGCTCGGCGTCCGGCCTGATGCGCAGGGCAGGGGAGTGGGATCTGCTTTGGTGAGCGACCTTGTCCAAAATTCCGGGGTGATCGGATCCGGGCGATTATCGGTCAATACGCAGGAGGATAATATCGCCTCTTTGAAGTTGTACAAGAAATTGGGGTTCAAGCGTACAGGCGAGCATTATCCGGTTCTTGTTCATTCCATGAGGAGCGGGGCATGA
- a CDS encoding helix-turn-helix transcriptional regulator, translated as MTNAQITLREKKLGLLIRDARMAERRSIKECADAIGVKPGLFRAYEEGRRAPSLPELEALVFFLKIPISQFWGNETVSDSPAPLAHEDVTRLIALRHRMIGALIRQERTNANMSIRHLSTETGISQSRLKAYELGEKTVSVPELESILLVMGSRIENFFDQSGPVGEWMTSQQAMQKFMELPKELQEFVCQPVNRPYLDLAVKLSSMSRDKLRSVAEGLLDITL; from the coding sequence ATGACGAATGCTCAAATCACCCTTCGGGAAAAAAAATTAGGCTTGCTGATACGGGATGCCCGCATGGCAGAGCGGCGCAGTATCAAGGAATGCGCCGATGCCATCGGCGTAAAACCCGGTTTGTTTCGTGCGTATGAAGAGGGGCGCCGCGCACCCTCCCTGCCCGAATTGGAGGCGCTGGTCTTCTTTCTGAAAATTCCAATTTCGCAATTCTGGGGCAACGAAACGGTTTCAGACTCGCCCGCACCCCTTGCACATGAAGACGTTACCCGCTTGATCGCCCTGCGGCATCGCATGATCGGCGCGTTGATCCGCCAGGAGCGTACCAACGCGAACATGTCCATCCGGCATTTATCCACCGAAACGGGCATCTCACAGTCCCGCTTGAAGGCATACGAACTGGGAGAGAAAACCGTCTCGGTTCCGGAACTGGAAAGCATTCTTCTCGTGATGGGCAGCCGCATCGAAAACTTCTTCGACCAGAGCGGCCCGGTGGGCGAGTGGATGACAAGTCAGCAAGCCATGCAGAAATTCATGGAACTCCCCAAAGAACTGCAGGAATTCGTCTGTCAACCCGTCAACCGGCCATATCTCGATCTCGCTGTGAAACTATCCAGCATGTCCAGAGATAAACTTCGCTCGGTTGCGGAAGGGTTGCTGGACATTACCCTTTAA
- a CDS encoding CpaF family protein: protein MNAERGNAPQRLTGQDLIRLKKYLADTLLRALEIEGVEASMRGNFITQNIGRAFESTQLSLPEDLKKDIFRQVLNDLLGYGPLQPLLDDPDISEIMVNGPKKVFIEKKGRLIKSEIAFDDDDHVLRIIERIILPLGRHIDFDSPTVDARLPDGSRVNAVVRPVSIDGPSITIRKFHKDKLGVEDLINFGSITAHMAEFLGACVKARFNILISGGTGSGKTTLLNVVSGFIPENERIITIEDAAELQLQQDHVMRMETKPPNADGLNAVTIRDLVRNSLRMRPDRIVVGEVRGGEALDMLQAMNTGHDGSLTTVHANSPRDAISRLETLVLMAGMELPLKVVRQQISSAVDLIIQQTRLKDGNRKVTAITEVAGMEGDVVVLTDIFKFNQTGVTEDGTVLGELKPTGIRPLFTPRLEAAGYKLGPEIFMKGKSPDPPTRR, encoded by the coding sequence ATGAATGCTGAGCGAGGGAATGCCCCGCAGCGACTGACCGGGCAGGACCTCATCCGCCTGAAAAAATATCTGGCGGATACCCTCCTGCGCGCGCTGGAAATCGAGGGTGTGGAAGCGTCCATGAGAGGCAACTTTATTACACAAAATATAGGACGCGCATTCGAGTCAACCCAGTTGAGTTTGCCTGAAGACCTGAAAAAGGATATTTTCCGCCAGGTACTGAATGACCTGCTCGGGTACGGTCCTTTACAACCGTTATTGGACGATCCGGATATCTCAGAGATCATGGTCAACGGACCGAAAAAAGTCTTCATTGAGAAAAAGGGTCGATTGATAAAAAGCGAAATTGCATTCGATGACGACGATCACGTCTTGCGGATCATCGAACGGATCATCCTGCCGTTGGGACGCCATATCGATTTCGACTCGCCGACCGTCGATGCCCGCCTGCCCGACGGTTCGCGCGTCAATGCCGTTGTGCGCCCCGTTTCGATCGACGGGCCCTCCATCACCATTCGAAAATTCCACAAGGATAAACTGGGTGTCGAAGACCTGATCAATTTCGGCTCGATCACCGCCCATATGGCAGAGTTCCTGGGAGCCTGTGTCAAAGCTCGATTTAATATCCTGATTTCAGGCGGGACAGGCTCCGGTAAAACCACGCTCTTGAACGTCGTCTCCGGTTTTATTCCCGAGAACGAACGAATCATCACCATCGAAGACGCCGCTGAATTGCAGCTTCAACAAGACCATGTCATGCGCATGGAGACGAAACCCCCCAATGCAGACGGATTGAATGCTGTGACCATCCGCGACCTTGTAAGGAATTCCCTGAGAATGCGTCCCGACCGGATCGTAGTGGGTGAGGTGCGCGGCGGCGAAGCGCTCGATATGCTTCAGGCAATGAATACCGGTCACGACGGATCGTTGACGACCGTCCACGCCAATAGCCCGAGGGATGCCATCTCCCGGTTGGAAACACTGGTCTTGATGGCGGGGATGGAACTGCCCCTCAAGGTTGTGCGGCAGCAAATCTCCTCTGCAGTCGATTTGATCATTCAACAAACGCGCCTCAAAGACGGGAATCGCAAAGTAACTGCCATCACTGAGGTGGCGGGAATGGAAGGCGATGTCGTTGTTCTGACCGACATATTCAAATTCAACCAGACAGGCGTGACCGAGGACGGAACTGTCCTGGGCGAGTTGAAGCCTACGGGTATCCGCCCCCTCTTCACCCCGAGGCTCGAGGCGGCGGGATACAAGCTCGGTCCCGAGATTTTCATGAAAGGCAAGTCCCCAGACCCGCCGACAAGACGTTGA
- a CDS encoding response regulator — protein sequence MPQKKILIVDSDAASSNFIARKLHDLGFEILQAGSGKEGLISAWRDHPDMAVIDPALSDLRGEDLASKLHNDPRTSHLHLVALSSDHNPARIKSCQDAGFSDYITKSGQAVALLGDAVRRIFGISGESMKKGGLMIVFLSAKGGTGTSSICANMGVEISKLNPDARVAVADLVFPIGSIAPIVGYDGDENIVTLAERSALETSPDFLKHALPVIEQWRFHLMAGSPDPEQSNQLNVERIWDMISGLKAAYDFVLVDIGRSLSKITLPLIQNADLVALLISTDVSTISLTGTMLNYLKTKGVKGDSVYTILNRHAGLEGLSKREAENILGVTVNAAVPYLDTNLAFASSQHRPYTLKFPNDTASIIFHDTAGEMAALARKIRGG from the coding sequence ATGCCTCAAAAGAAAATTTTAATCGTCGATTCAGACGCAGCAAGCAGTAACTTCATAGCAAGAAAATTACATGATCTGGGATTTGAAATCCTTCAGGCCGGGTCGGGCAAGGAGGGATTGATCTCCGCGTGGCGCGACCATCCGGATATGGCGGTCATCGATCCGGCATTGTCCGATCTGAGAGGGGAGGATCTGGCATCCAAACTTCATAACGATCCGCGTACCAGCCATTTACATTTGGTGGCGCTCAGCAGCGACCATAATCCTGCCCGAATCAAATCCTGCCAGGATGCGGGGTTTAGTGATTACATCACCAAATCCGGGCAGGCAGTCGCCCTGCTGGGAGATGCTGTCCGGCGGATATTTGGGATTTCAGGGGAGTCAATGAAAAAGGGCGGCTTGATGATCGTCTTTCTCAGCGCAAAGGGCGGTACAGGTACATCCTCCATTTGTGCGAATATGGGCGTGGAGATCTCCAAACTCAATCCGGATGCGCGTGTTGCCGTTGCGGATCTGGTATTCCCCATCGGTTCGATTGCCCCGATCGTGGGATACGATGGGGATGAAAATATCGTCACCCTGGCGGAGCGATCCGCGCTCGAAACTTCCCCCGATTTTCTCAAACATGCCCTGCCTGTGATCGAGCAATGGCGCTTCCACCTCATGGCAGGTTCGCCTGACCCCGAACAGAGCAATCAACTGAATGTGGAACGCATATGGGATATGATCTCCGGGCTGAAAGCCGCCTATGACTTCGTTCTTGTGGATATCGGGCGTTCACTGTCGAAGATCACTCTTCCGCTGATTCAGAATGCCGACCTTGTCGCGCTGCTCATCAGCACCGATGTAAGCACGATCTCGCTCACCGGAACCATGCTGAATTATTTGAAAACAAAGGGAGTGAAAGGGGATTCGGTTTATACGATTCTCAACCGACACGCCGGTTTGGAAGGATTGAGTAAACGGGAAGCGGAAAACATCCTTGGTGTAACGGTCAATGCCGCGGTCCCCTATCTCGATACCAACCTCGCGTTTGCGAGTAGCCAGCACCGACCTTATACGTTAAAATTCCCGAATGATACCGCGTCCATTATTTTTCACGACACCGCCGGTGAAATGGCTGCCCTTGCCCGCAAGATACGCGGGGGATAA
- a CDS encoding response regulator transcription factor: protein MAKRILIVDDEPRYLRLLEANLRTEGYEVVTAQDGMQALDVFSANPIDLVLMDVMMPRLDGFGATQRLREFTNVPIVILTARGEEQDRVRGLDLGADDYLVKPFSATELLARVRAVLRRATTTSDAGQVRFFTHDDLKIDFARAEVWRGEEPVSLSATEYKLLLHFAHNVGKILTSEELLTNVWGVEYKNDKEILWVSIARLRQKLEKDAHTPRHIVTRSGLGYLMPPTET, encoded by the coding sequence ATGGCAAAGCGTATATTGATCGTCGACGATGAACCTCGATACCTGCGTCTCCTGGAAGCAAACCTGCGTACCGAAGGTTACGAGGTGGTCACCGCCCAGGATGGGATGCAGGCGCTGGATGTGTTTTCTGCAAATCCGATCGACCTGGTGTTGATGGATGTCATGATGCCGCGGCTCGATGGGTTTGGCGCCACCCAGCGTCTGCGTGAATTCACCAACGTGCCTATCGTGATCCTCACCGCGCGCGGCGAGGAACAGGACAGGGTGCGGGGTCTCGACCTCGGCGCGGATGATTATCTTGTCAAGCCGTTCTCTGCCACCGAGCTGTTGGCGAGGGTGAGGGCGGTTCTGCGACGGGCAACTACTACAAGCGATGCGGGCCAGGTGCGGTTCTTTACGCATGACGATCTTAAGATCGATTTTGCCCGCGCAGAGGTCTGGCGCGGTGAGGAGCCTGTCTCCCTCTCCGCCACAGAATACAAGCTCCTGCTGCACTTTGCGCATAACGTCGGCAAGATTCTCACATCGGAGGAACTGCTGACGAATGTATGGGGGGTCGAGTACAAGAACGACAAGGAAATATTATGGGTGAGCATCGCACGCCTGCGCCAGAAACTCGAGAAGGATGCTCACACCCCCCGGCATATTGTCACGCGTTCCGGTCTGGGATACCTGATGCCCCCCACGGAAACGTGA